From the Hevea brasiliensis isolate MT/VB/25A 57/8 chromosome 15, ASM3005281v1, whole genome shotgun sequence genome, one window contains:
- the LOC110661822 gene encoding cytochrome b561 domain-containing protein At4g18260 isoform X1 translates to MRNFRLLSSLSLLECFVTLLSFVSCLSHEDVRGHKSIRSENTRKLSHKMKSDVALHGVLLWVSLGFLAPLGILIIRISHREEGGSRRKVLLYLHVILQVLLVLLATSGAIMSIKSFENSFDNNHQRIGLALYGAVWVQAVIGFLRPLRGSKRRSTWYFLHWILGTLISLVGIINIYTGLEAYRKKISAKTRIWTILFTSQVSFMAFFYLFQDKWEYMQKQGVILGNIEPITPTNITAQSDDTQKVLVPEPCAKRNALRNLFD, encoded by the exons ATGCGAAATTTTCGTTTGCTATCATCTTTGTCTTTGCTTGAATGCTTTGTTACTCTTCTGTCATTTGTTTCTTGCTTATCCCATGAAGATGTTAGAGGCCACAAGAGCATAAGATCAGAAAACACTCGCAAG CTAAGTCATAAGATGAAATCTGATGTTGCTCTTCATGGGGTTCTCTTATGGGTTTCCTTGGGGTTCTTAGCACCTCTTGGGATACTTATTATTAGAATATCACACAGAGAAGAAGGTGGAAGCAGAAGGAAAGTTCTCTTGTATCTCCATGTGATTTTGCag GTACTCTTAGTGCTTCTTGCCACATCTGGAGCTATCATGTCCATAAAATCCTTTGAGAATTCATTTGATAACAACCACCAGAGGATAGGTTTAGCCCTTTACGGTGCCGTTTGGGTGCAAGCTGTTATTGGATTTCTGAGACCTCTTAG AGGGAGTAAAAGAAGAAGCACATGGTACTTTCTGCATTGGATACTTGGAACATTAATCTCTCTAGTTGGGATCATCAACATCTACACAGGCCTAGAAGCTTACCGCAAGAAAATATCAGCAAAGACAAGGATTTGGACTATACTTTTCACATCCCAGGTCTCTTTCATGGCTTTCTTCTACCTTTTTCAAGACAAATGGGAGTATATGCAAAAGCAAGGAGTGATTTTAGGCAATATTGAGCCCATCACACCCACCAATATTACTGCTCAAAGTGATGACACCCAAAAGGTTTTAGTGCCTGAACCATGTGCCAAAAGAAATGCACTAAGGAACTTGTTTGACTAG
- the LOC110661822 gene encoding cytochrome b561 domain-containing protein At4g18260 isoform X2 gives MKSDVALHGVLLWVSLGFLAPLGILIIRISHREEGGSRRKVLLYLHVILQVLLVLLATSGAIMSIKSFENSFDNNHQRIGLALYGAVWVQAVIGFLRPLRGSKRRSTWYFLHWILGTLISLVGIINIYTGLEAYRKKISAKTRIWTILFTSQVSFMAFFYLFQDKWEYMQKQGVILGNIEPITPTNITAQSDDTQKVLVPEPCAKRNALRNLFD, from the exons ATGAAATCTGATGTTGCTCTTCATGGGGTTCTCTTATGGGTTTCCTTGGGGTTCTTAGCACCTCTTGGGATACTTATTATTAGAATATCACACAGAGAAGAAGGTGGAAGCAGAAGGAAAGTTCTCTTGTATCTCCATGTGATTTTGCag GTACTCTTAGTGCTTCTTGCCACATCTGGAGCTATCATGTCCATAAAATCCTTTGAGAATTCATTTGATAACAACCACCAGAGGATAGGTTTAGCCCTTTACGGTGCCGTTTGGGTGCAAGCTGTTATTGGATTTCTGAGACCTCTTAG AGGGAGTAAAAGAAGAAGCACATGGTACTTTCTGCATTGGATACTTGGAACATTAATCTCTCTAGTTGGGATCATCAACATCTACACAGGCCTAGAAGCTTACCGCAAGAAAATATCAGCAAAGACAAGGATTTGGACTATACTTTTCACATCCCAGGTCTCTTTCATGGCTTTCTTCTACCTTTTTCAAGACAAATGGGAGTATATGCAAAAGCAAGGAGTGATTTTAGGCAATATTGAGCCCATCACACCCACCAATATTACTGCTCAAAGTGATGACACCCAAAAGGTTTTAGTGCCTGAACCATGTGCCAAAAGAAATGCACTAAGGAACTTGTTTGACTAG